Proteins from one Coturnix japonica isolate 7356 chromosome 5, Coturnix japonica 2.1, whole genome shotgun sequence genomic window:
- the FSHB gene encoding follitropin subunit beta, which translates to MKTLNCYVLLFCWKAICCYSCELTNITIAVEREECEMCITVNATWCSGYCFTRDPVYKYPPVSSVQQICTFKEVVYETVKIPGCGDHPESFYSYPVATGCHCETCDTDSTDCTVRGLGPSYCSFSHNGSNQ; encoded by the exons ATGAAGACACTTAACTGTTATGTGCTGTTATTCTGCTGGAAAGCAATCTGTTGCTATAGCTGTGAACTCACCAACATTACTATAGCagtggaaagagaagaatgtgAAATGTGCATTACGGTGAATGCCACGTGGTGCTCAGGATACTGCTTCACAAGG GATCCAGTATACAAATATCCACCGGTCTCATCTGTTCAGCAAATATGTACCTTCAAGGAGGTTGTGTATGAAACAGTGAAGATCCCTGGCTGCGGTGACCATCCTGAATCTTTTTACTCATACCCAGTAGCTACCGGGTGCCACTGTGAGACCTGTGACACTGATAGCACTGACTGCACCGTGAGGGGACTGGGGCCATCCTACTGCTCCTTCAGTCACAATGGAAGCAATCAATGA